In Cryptomeria japonica chromosome 10, Sugi_1.0, whole genome shotgun sequence, a genomic segment contains:
- the LOC131076125 gene encoding chaperone protein dnaJ 11, chloroplastic, with translation MKISWAAGSLRNVSPLKIGGPGIKSPCSLTPPNSPSSVPLSSNRHSDNRAVRASATFNGSSTHQERRDREKKNHYALLGVPCDASHEDIRVAYRRLALQFHPDVVPLQQMECATSVFSQINGAYDTLSDPHKRKAYDEALQPVALKGFTGRPAKGFSSPARSPRGNNWETDQCWC, from the coding sequence ATGAAAATCTCTTGGGCGGCTGGTTCTCTGCGAAATGTTAGCCCTCTGAAGATTGGAGGTCCTGGGATCAAATCTCCCTGCAGCCTCACACCCCCCAATAGCCCCTCCTCTGTCCCTCTTTCATCAAATCGTCACAGTGATAACAGGGCAGTGAGAGCTTCGGCCACCTTTAATGGCAGTAGCACACATCAGGAAAGGAGGGATAGAGAGAAGAAGAATCATTATGCCCTGTTGGGTGTTCCCTGTGATGCCTCCCACGAGGATATCAGAGTCGCATACAGAAGATTGGCTCTGCAGTTTCATCCCGATGTGGTGCCGCTGCAGCAGATGGAGTGTGCAACCTCGGTTTTTTCTCAGATAAATGGAGCCTATGACACGCTTTCTGACCCCCACAAGAGAAAAGCATATGATGAGGCTCTTCAACCTGTTGCGCTCAAGGGTTTTACTGGCAGGCCTGCAAAGGGGTTCTCGTCCCCTGCTAGAAGTCCGAGGGGAAATAATTGGGAAACAGATCAGTGTTGGTGCTGA